A window from Deltaproteobacteria bacterium encodes these proteins:
- a CDS encoding PAS domain-containing sensor histidine kinase, producing MKRLWGGHPVRGAVIAMLVCLFMGMAASLALDAVQDVERRRYLHVRDNGDAYRELLAVARMELNAAALAAHLAGTTSDEAALAGHEASLAESLVRLRQALMVLCRGGKYVRYAGERVGAVVQEIEYWPEDGSDAQTTALALVVDGISDRASRLVRERGPQIQSRPVTAEAERGCCAELFARARTLAEGLYLDAVAQGRHELDHHHERYRSLQRAVLGGGLVFAVLAAGLGWSALAGTRRLLDNRKEDAANVVEARAGMDRILEALPVGIVLVGHDDAIRRVNLAATNLLGIGFDWLEERQTRWNMFCPMSSARFADAPRRVEIESEVRLRRLDGGYIDAVKSSIPVMLGGETLTLEVFADITTRKRAERALEQEKQRLESVLAGIDEGVALTDDAGRILEINACLIRILGCSNADVTGAPIYSLFSDDRFQAAVRGGLDSLRENPRNKVRELQLEAFRDMDVIVRMQAVVEGDRFAGMIVSVIEVTEIIEAKRRVEAASRAKTMFLANVSHEIRTPLNAIIGLGEVLSRLELGVEQTECLDGIRVCADNLLAIINDILDFSKIEAGMFKVVAEDTSLPVLLDKVAAMFMEQARNKGLGFAVVTTTVPKLVRVDGVRLTQILVNLVGNALKFTAAGEVVLAVRGRAVGDGCRVSFVVHDTGMGIEAKRQERVFSSFEQADGSLTRQYGGTGLGLTIAHGLVRLMGGAGIALCSAPDDGSAFSFVLDMDVPRPRAALVAPDADRSAMPDFSRIRVLAAEDNPFNQALFRKMLAGLGVTRIEIVGNGQAALDLLATDAAFDIIFMDIQMPVLDGLEAAKAIRAMGLSIPIIALTAHVLDADHLRSMDAGMNGHLLKPYKTQDLVDALRTWCV from the coding sequence GTGAAGCGGCTCTGGGGCGGGCATCCCGTGCGGGGGGCGGTGATCGCCATGCTGGTGTGCCTGTTCATGGGCATGGCCGCGTCCTTGGCCTTGGATGCTGTTCAGGACGTGGAGCGCCGTCGGTATCTGCATGTCCGGGATAATGGCGACGCCTATCGGGAATTGCTCGCCGTGGCGCGCATGGAGTTGAACGCGGCGGCGCTGGCCGCGCATTTGGCCGGGACCACCAGCGACGAGGCGGCGTTGGCCGGGCACGAGGCCAGCCTGGCGGAATCCCTGGTGCGGTTGCGTCAGGCATTGATGGTTCTGTGCCGGGGCGGCAAGTACGTCCGGTACGCAGGCGAGCGCGTCGGCGCGGTCGTTCAGGAAATCGAGTATTGGCCGGAGGACGGCTCCGACGCGCAGACCACGGCATTGGCCCTGGTCGTGGACGGGATTTCGGACCGGGCGTCCCGCCTAGTCCGGGAGCGGGGGCCACAAATCCAGTCCAGGCCAGTCACCGCCGAAGCAGAAAGGGGCTGTTGCGCCGAACTTTTTGCCAGGGCCCGGACACTGGCCGAAGGGCTGTATTTGGATGCCGTGGCACAAGGACGTCATGAACTGGACCATCACCATGAAAGATACCGGTCCTTGCAGCGTGCCGTTCTGGGAGGAGGCTTGGTGTTCGCTGTCCTGGCCGCGGGTCTGGGGTGGTCCGCCCTGGCCGGAACGCGCCGTCTGCTCGACAATCGGAAAGAGGACGCCGCCAATGTCGTCGAGGCACGAGCCGGCATGGATCGGATTTTGGAAGCCCTGCCCGTGGGCATCGTTCTCGTGGGGCACGACGACGCCATCCGTCGCGTGAATCTCGCCGCCACCAACCTGCTCGGCATCGGCTTCGATTGGTTGGAAGAGCGACAAACCCGGTGGAACATGTTTTGTCCGATGTCCTCCGCGCGCTTCGCGGACGCTCCCCGGCGGGTGGAAATTGAAAGCGAGGTGCGGCTGCGACGGCTTGACGGCGGATATATCGACGCCGTGAAGAGTTCCATTCCGGTCATGCTCGGCGGCGAAACCCTGACCCTGGAGGTGTTCGCGGACATTACCACCCGCAAGCGGGCCGAGAGAGCCCTGGAACAGGAAAAACAGCGGTTGGAGTCGGTGCTGGCCGGGATCGACGAGGGCGTGGCCCTGACCGATGACGCGGGGAGGATTCTGGAGATCAACGCATGCCTGATCCGGATTCTGGGATGTTCGAACGCCGACGTCACGGGCGCGCCGATTTATTCCCTGTTTTCCGATGACAGATTCCAGGCCGCCGTGCGCGGTGGCCTGGACAGCTTGCGGGAGAATCCTCGAAACAAGGTCCGGGAACTGCAACTGGAAGCCTTCCGGGACATGGACGTCATTGTCCGCATGCAGGCCGTGGTCGAGGGCGATCGTTTCGCGGGCATGATCGTCAGCGTCATCGAGGTCACGGAAATTATCGAGGCCAAGCGTCGGGTCGAGGCCGCCTCCCGGGCCAAGACCATGTTTTTGGCCAATGTCAGTCACGAAATCCGGACACCGCTCAACGCCATCATCGGCCTGGGAGAGGTTTTGTCACGGCTGGAACTTGGCGTGGAGCAGACCGAGTGCCTGGACGGCATCCGGGTCTGTGCCGACAACCTTCTGGCCATCATCAACGACATTCTCGATTTTTCCAAGATAGAGGCCGGCATGTTCAAGGTCGTGGCCGAGGACACGAGCCTGCCCGTGTTGCTGGACAAGGTCGCGGCCATGTTCATGGAGCAGGCGCGCAACAAGGGCCTTGGCTTTGCCGTGGTGACGACCACCGTGCCGAAGCTGGTTCGCGTGGATGGCGTTCGCCTGACCCAGATTCTGGTCAACCTAGTTGGCAACGCCCTCAAGTTCACGGCCGCTGGCGAGGTCGTCTTGGCCGTGCGGGGGCGCGCGGTGGGGGACGGATGCCGTGTGTCCTTTGTCGTGCACGACACGGGCATGGGCATCGAGGCCAAGCGGCAGGAGCGTGTTTTTTCTTCCTTTGAACAGGCCGATGGTTCCCTGACCCGGCAATACGGCGGCACTGGTCTGGGGTTGACCATCGCCCACGGTCTGGTCAGGCTCATGGGTGGTGCGGGGATCGCGCTGTGCAGCGCTCCGGATGACGGCAGCGCCTTTTCCTTCGTCCTGGACATGGACGTGCCCCGGCCGCGCGCGGCCCTGGTCGCGCCTGACGCGGATCGGTCGGCGATGCCCGATTTTTCGCGAATCCGTGTCCTGGCGGCCGAGGACAACCCCTTCAACCAGGCGCTGTTCCGAAAAATGCTCGCCGGATTGGGCGTGACCCGGATCGAGATCGTGGGCAACGGGCAGGCCGCCTTGGATTTGCTGGCGACCGATGCCGCGTTTGATATCATTTTCATGGACATCCAGATGCCCGTGCTCGACGGGCTGGAGGCGGCCAAGGCCATCCGGGCCATGGGCCTGTCCATTCCGATCATCGCCCTCACGGCCCATGTCCTGGACGCGGACCATTTGCGCAGCATGGACGCCGGCATGAACGGACATCTGCTCAAACCCTACAAGACCCAGGATCTCGTGGACGCCTTGCGGACCTGGTGCGTGTGA
- a CDS encoding MBL fold metallo-hydrolase — protein sequence MLHVTTMELGVLETNCYVVHDDHEAVVIDPGGEPDKILSFLRANALTLTVILNTHLHFDHIQGNAGLAEATGAPILASSRDAFLLDTELGGGGMMGFPRTPAFHFEPLEEGEHAWLSTSCLVLATPGHSPGSMSFYFMELSAVFAGDLLFYRSVGRTDFPGSSESELMRSVRTKIFTLPAETVVYPGHGPRTTVGTESLNNPFFTEFVR from the coding sequence ATGCTGCATGTGACGACCATGGAACTGGGTGTCCTGGAGACCAACTGCTATGTCGTGCACGACGATCATGAGGCCGTGGTCATCGATCCGGGCGGGGAGCCGGACAAGATTCTGTCTTTTTTGCGGGCCAACGCCTTGACCCTGACGGTGATTTTGAACACCCACCTGCATTTCGACCATATCCAGGGCAACGCGGGCTTGGCCGAGGCCACGGGGGCCCCGATCCTGGCCAGTTCGCGCGATGCCTTTCTGCTGGACACGGAATTGGGGGGCGGCGGCATGATGGGCTTTCCGCGTACTCCTGCGTTTCATTTCGAGCCCTTGGAAGAAGGGGAGCATGCGTGGTTGTCCACGTCCTGCCTGGTGCTGGCCACCCCGGGACACAGTCCTGGCAGCATGTCGTTTTATTTCATGGAGCTGTCTGCGGTTTTCGCCGGCGACCTGCTTTTTTACCGCTCGGTGGGGCGGACCGATTTTCCGGGCAGTTCCGAGTCGGAATTGATGCGCTCGGTGCGGACCAAGATTTTCACGCTTCCGGCCGAAACCGTGGTGTATCCCGGCCATGGCCCCCGGACCACCGTCGGGACCGAATCCTTGAACAATCCGTTTTTCACCGAATTTGTCCGTTAG
- a CDS encoding ComF family protein, translating into MVGMSCLSRRVLCNLLSAAGRRCQVCAAVLPDARHGLLCADCARLLAPRRGGYCPRCGICFADPSASIHACLACRVSAPPWSGVAFHSPYAGVLKDLVHRFKFGRDLGVARLLGELLHDAWLVHGLDLPDLLVPVPMRPGRLVWRGFNQSVELARMLGRRIGVPVVVDGLTKMRDTVPQSTLNREERSRNVVGVFMASSRVAGRSVTLVDDVMTTGSTLTACAKACLDAGAACVSVAVLGRAL; encoded by the coding sequence ATGGTAGGCATGTCCTGCTTGTCGCGCCGGGTTCTCTGCAACCTCCTGAGCGCCGCCGGTCGACGGTGCCAGGTGTGCGCCGCTGTCCTGCCCGACGCCCGCCATGGCTTGTTGTGCGCGGACTGTGCCCGGCTGCTCGCTCCCCGTCGCGGCGGTTATTGTCCCCGCTGTGGCATTTGCTTCGCCGATCCGTCCGCTTCCATCCATGCCTGCCTGGCCTGCCGCGTGAGCGCGCCACCTTGGAGCGGCGTCGCGTTTCATTCTCCCTATGCGGGCGTGCTCAAGGATTTGGTGCACCGTTTCAAGTTTGGCCGCGATCTGGGCGTGGCGCGGCTTCTGGGCGAGTTGTTGCATGACGCCTGGCTCGTGCATGGCCTGGACCTGCCCGATTTGCTCGTGCCCGTGCCCATGCGTCCTGGCCGTCTGGTTTGGCGGGGCTTCAATCAGAGCGTGGAACTGGCCAGGATGCTGGGCCGTCGCATTGGCGTGCCCGTGGTCGTGGATGGTCTGACCAAGATGCGCGATACCGTGCCCCAATCCACCCTGAATCGCGAGGAACGATCCCGCAACGTTGTCGGTGTTTTCATGGCGTCGTCACGGGTGGCGGGCAGGTCCGTGACCCTGGTCGATGATGTCATGACCACGGGTTCGACGCTGACCGCCTGTGCCAAGGCCTGTTTGGACGCGGGCGCGGCCTGTGTCAGCGTGGCCGTTTTGGGGAGGGCCCTGTGA
- the rplU gene encoding 50S ribosomal protein L21: MFAIVETGGKQFRVEEGRSLKVAKLDVQAGGEITLDKVLLVGAGAEVKIGQPFVDGASVQCEVVDHGRDKKIIIFKKKRRKDYRRKQGHRQDFTLLKVKSIQG; the protein is encoded by the coding sequence ATGTTTGCAATCGTGGAAACAGGCGGAAAGCAGTTCCGTGTAGAAGAAGGGCGCAGCCTGAAGGTCGCCAAGCTGGACGTGCAGGCTGGTGGGGAAATCACCCTGGACAAGGTGCTGCTGGTTGGAGCGGGCGCCGAGGTGAAGATAGGCCAGCCTTTTGTCGACGGCGCCTCCGTGCAGTGCGAGGTGGTCGATCACGGCCGCGACAAGAAAATTATTATTTTCAAGAAGAAACGCCGCAAGGATTATCGTAGAAAACAGGGACACCGTCAGGATTTCACGCTGTTGAAGGTGAAGTCCATTCAGGGCTAG
- a CDS encoding flavodoxin family protein yields MSPRAGGNSDAAADILADLVAGTVLRLRDFSVRPCVGCGACARDGHCVLADTDQAEELFAHVESASGLILTAPVYFYHLPAQAKAWVDRSQSRYLAREAGLRPRASRRRAFAALVAGRPRGERLFEGVLPTLRYFLDVFDFDLVDTVRVGGVDGMGALLGSSSAKRAVRDLGRRITW; encoded by the coding sequence ATGAGCCCCAGAGCCGGCGGCAACAGTGACGCCGCCGCCGACATTCTGGCCGATCTCGTGGCCGGAACGGTGCTCCGGCTGCGGGATTTTTCTGTGCGCCCCTGTGTCGGGTGCGGCGCCTGCGCCCGTGACGGGCACTGCGTGCTCGCCGACACGGACCAGGCGGAAGAACTTTTCGCCCATGTCGAAAGCGCTTCCGGGCTGATTTTGACCGCGCCCGTGTATTTCTATCATCTCCCGGCCCAGGCCAAGGCCTGGGTCGATCGTTCCCAAAGTCGCTACCTGGCCCGGGAAGCGGGTCTTCGTCCTCGCGCTTCGCGGCGCCGGGCCTTTGCCGCGCTCGTGGCGGGTCGACCACGTGGGGAGCGGCTTTTCGAGGGTGTTTTGCCCACCTTGCGGTATTTTTTGGATGTTTTTGATTTCGATCTCGTTGACACCGTGCGAGTCGGTGGCGTCGACGGCATGGGCGCGTTGCTGGGCAGCTCCTCGGCCAAGCGCGCCGTGCGGGATTTGGGGCGACGGATTACATGGTAG